A genomic window from Candidatus Kouleothrix ribensis includes:
- a CDS encoding response regulator — MPNLFEPHIIQIQPRSSATLPRQRHERGDLLAVVLRIIHQIAQITDIDTLLESAAAEIARAFDYPSVGLLLADGDVLVGRAAAGADARLAPQHLIARTSPAAMAYTHARAMFSTDLSDSAVSTSCPSARYACAALPLLVGGSAIGVLELRSDQPNRWRGAECEALLALADQLALLIDSARRHRRELDQMAAALAEAQERTLQAEKLRAIGELASGVAHDFNNQLAIILGHMELVKTPSSPYFERSRRAIIQAAQDGAQTVQRIQAYVRTRPEQYTASVDLAELAEDVVSLTRPRWHADNLARGVTVTVACALGAVPPVLGNAAELREIVTNLILNAVDAMPQGGHLNIATGVDGEIAWLEVRDTGHGISAEVRARIFEPFYTTKANRGTGLGLAVSRSIALRHNGDLTVQSTPGQGSCFRLELPVAAQLPAPQPARPAPALSQITPLRILLVEDDQAVRETLTQLLKLDDHTVTACGDAHTALAQLRAGTFDVICFDLGLPGMTGWELLRQARAITTELTTVLISGWGAQIDLDQARARQIDFVVPKPIDLDALARALSAAAERVLARGSQA, encoded by the coding sequence ATGCCAAACCTGTTCGAACCCCATATCATTCAAATCCAGCCCCGCTCGTCAGCGACGCTGCCCCGCCAGCGCCACGAGCGGGGCGATCTGCTTGCCGTAGTGCTGCGGATTATCCATCAGATTGCTCAGATCACCGATATCGACACACTGCTCGAAAGCGCTGCGGCCGAGATCGCCCGCGCATTCGATTACCCCTCGGTTGGCCTGCTGCTGGCCGATGGTGACGTGCTTGTGGGTCGCGCCGCTGCTGGCGCCGACGCACGCCTCGCGCCGCAGCACCTGATTGCGCGCACCAGCCCGGCGGCTATGGCCTATACCCACGCGCGGGCCATGTTCAGCACCGATCTCAGCGACTCGGCCGTGTCGACGAGCTGCCCGAGCGCGCGCTACGCCTGCGCCGCGCTGCCGCTGCTGGTTGGCGGTAGCGCGATTGGCGTGCTCGAGCTGCGCAGCGATCAGCCCAACCGTTGGCGCGGCGCCGAATGCGAGGCGCTGCTGGCATTAGCCGACCAACTCGCGCTGCTGATCGATAGCGCCCGGCGCCATCGCCGTGAACTCGACCAGATGGCCGCCGCGCTGGCCGAGGCGCAGGAGCGCACGCTCCAGGCCGAGAAGCTACGCGCGATTGGCGAGCTGGCCTCGGGTGTGGCCCACGATTTCAACAACCAGCTGGCGATCATCCTCGGCCACATGGAGTTGGTCAAGACGCCCAGCTCGCCATACTTCGAGCGCTCACGCCGCGCGATCATCCAGGCCGCGCAAGATGGCGCGCAGACCGTGCAGCGCATCCAGGCGTATGTGCGCACCAGGCCCGAGCAGTATACTGCCAGCGTCGATCTGGCCGAACTGGCCGAAGATGTGGTCAGCCTGACCCGGCCACGCTGGCACGCCGACAACCTCGCCAGAGGTGTGACCGTGACTGTCGCGTGTGCGCTGGGTGCGGTGCCGCCGGTGCTGGGCAATGCCGCCGAGCTACGCGAGATCGTGACCAACCTGATCCTCAACGCAGTCGACGCCATGCCGCAGGGCGGGCACCTGAATATCGCGACCGGCGTGGACGGCGAGATCGCCTGGCTCGAGGTGCGCGACACTGGCCACGGGATCTCGGCCGAGGTGCGCGCGCGGATCTTCGAGCCGTTCTACACCACCAAAGCCAACCGCGGCACCGGCCTGGGCCTGGCGGTGTCGCGCAGCATCGCGCTGCGCCACAACGGCGACCTGACTGTCCAGAGCACGCCCGGCCAGGGTAGCTGCTTTCGGCTAGAGCTGCCGGTGGCCGCGCAGCTGCCAGCGCCCCAGCCGGCACGGCCAGCCCCGGCGCTCAGCCAGATTACACCACTGCGCATTCTGCTGGTCGAAGATGATCAGGCCGTGCGCGAGACGCTGACACAGCTGCTCAAACTCGATGATCACACAGTGACTGCCTGCGGCGACGCCCATACTGCGCTCGCACAGCTGCGTGCCGGCACGTTCGACGTGATCTGCTTCGACCTGGGCCTGCCAGGCATGACCGGCTGGGAGCTGCTCAGGCAGGCCCGCGCGATTACCACTGAGCTGACGACCGTGCTGATCAGTGGCTGGGGCGCACAGATCGATCTCGACCAGGCGCGCGCGCGCCAGATCGATTTCGTTGTGCCGAAGCCGATCGATCTGGACGCGCTGGCGCGCGCGCTGTCTGCTGCGGCTGAGCGCGTGCTGGCGCGTGGATCACAAGCCTGA
- a CDS encoding Ig-like domain-containing protein: protein MTRVAMPLLILMVALAAVVAGRPAVLSAANQNVGYVDFSFGSAPGTDPTADKPQSKLWHNDGLWWAIMFHTGSGTWHIYRLSWPDQWIDTGTVVDTRPTSRADVLWDGTKLYVAALVRFGSASQQGLFSRFSYSPATQAYTLDSGFPATMMTGSAETLAMDKDSTGQFWITYTQGSKVYVNRTTGSDTSWGTAFVVPGPTSATSLNADDISSLVAYTDQDGSSIGVLWSNHNTPSSMYFAHHRDSDADDVWQPIEQIYTATCAADDHINLKSLQSDSSGTLFAAVKTSFGDSGCGNTGSDPLLRLVVRKPNNTWQVTTFGAVSDQHTRPIVLLDTTNRKVYMFATAPTSCGVIYMKSTSMDNPSFPAGKGTPFISSSTYTCINNATSTKQTVSAATGLVVLASDESKKFYLHNAIALGAPPPDTTAPTVTGRAPVAGAADVLASTSVTATFSEAVNGVSAGSFTLTPSGGVAVAATVTYDSASRTATLQPGALLAPNTSYTAALAPAITDSAGNPLAATSWSFTTAPPDLTAPSVTAQSPAPGAADVAVGANPTVTFSEAVAGVSGATFTLSGPAGAVPASVSYNPASRTATLVPGAPLAVSSSYTLNLAAGITDLAGNPLAPLSWSFSTAAPPLVALQNGGFEIDANNDGRPDVWTSNAKFTRSNALGPHGGSYAGRFFASDNSGVTISQNVGNLIPGVAYSFSAWTNIPATADAFTLRYELRWLNAGGGTISTSAIATLSAATAGWVQSTQSLTAPASAASAQVRMIVSSLNATLYVDDVSFGNTPPPADTTAPVLAGRTPASGATGVAAGASVSVTFTEAVAGVSGTTFTLSGPAGLVAATVSYNSANNTATLTPAGALTQGATYTANLAAGIADLAGNPLAPLSWSFTIADTTAPTVTERTPAPGAIGISTATNVVVVFSEALNAGTINASSVTLSGPGGPVAATVSYNPATRMVTLQPAAALAPGAAYVVTLSSAITDLAGNPLAPLSWSFGTSSAPAPPPHTIFLPLAAE from the coding sequence ATGACGCGTGTGGCGATGCCGCTATTGATCCTGATGGTTGCACTGGCGGCCGTAGTTGCCGGCCGCCCGGCCGTGCTGAGCGCCGCCAACCAGAATGTCGGGTATGTCGACTTCTCGTTCGGCAGCGCGCCAGGCACCGACCCGACCGCCGACAAGCCGCAGAGCAAGCTCTGGCATAACGACGGACTGTGGTGGGCGATCATGTTCCACACCGGCAGCGGCACCTGGCATATCTACCGGCTCAGCTGGCCCGACCAGTGGATCGACACCGGGACTGTCGTCGATACGCGCCCGACTTCGCGCGCCGACGTGCTGTGGGACGGCACGAAGCTATATGTCGCCGCGCTGGTGCGCTTCGGCAGCGCATCACAACAGGGCCTATTCTCACGCTTCAGCTACAGCCCGGCCACCCAGGCCTACACACTCGACAGCGGCTTCCCGGCCACCATGATGACCGGCAGCGCCGAGACGCTGGCCATGGACAAGGACTCGACTGGCCAGTTCTGGATCACCTACACCCAGGGCAGCAAGGTCTATGTCAATCGTACCACCGGCAGCGACACCAGCTGGGGCACGGCGTTCGTGGTGCCTGGCCCTACCAGCGCCACCAGCCTGAACGCCGACGACATCTCGTCGCTGGTGGCCTACACCGACCAGGACGGCAGCAGCATCGGCGTGCTGTGGAGCAACCATAATACACCTTCGTCGATGTATTTCGCGCATCACCGCGACAGCGACGCCGACGATGTGTGGCAGCCGATCGAGCAGATCTACACCGCCACATGCGCAGCCGACGACCACATCAACCTCAAGTCGCTCCAGTCCGACTCCAGCGGCACGCTGTTCGCCGCAGTAAAAACCTCGTTTGGCGACAGCGGCTGCGGCAATACCGGCAGCGACCCGCTGCTGCGCCTGGTGGTGCGCAAGCCGAATAATACCTGGCAGGTCACCACGTTCGGTGCAGTCTCCGACCAGCATACCCGCCCGATCGTGCTGCTCGACACCACCAATCGCAAGGTGTATATGTTCGCCACGGCCCCGACCAGCTGCGGCGTGATCTACATGAAGTCGACCAGCATGGACAACCCGAGCTTTCCGGCCGGCAAAGGCACGCCATTCATCAGCAGCAGCACCTACACCTGCATCAACAACGCCACCTCGACCAAGCAGACGGTCAGCGCGGCCACCGGGCTGGTGGTGCTGGCCAGCGACGAGAGCAAGAAGTTCTACCTGCACAATGCCATCGCGCTGGGCGCGCCGCCGCCCGATACCACGGCGCCAACCGTAACGGGCCGCGCGCCCGTGGCCGGTGCCGCCGATGTACTCGCGAGCACCAGCGTGACCGCGACATTCAGCGAGGCGGTGAATGGCGTGAGCGCCGGCAGCTTTACGCTCACGCCGTCGGGTGGTGTGGCCGTGGCTGCAACCGTAACGTACGACTCAGCCAGCCGCACTGCCACGCTCCAGCCTGGCGCGCTGCTGGCGCCTAACACCAGCTACACCGCAGCGCTGGCACCGGCAATCACCGATAGCGCCGGCAACCCGCTGGCCGCGACCAGCTGGAGCTTCACCACCGCGCCGCCTGATCTGACCGCGCCGAGCGTGACGGCGCAGAGCCCGGCCCCTGGTGCGGCCGATGTAGCAGTGGGCGCGAACCCGACGGTCACATTCAGTGAGGCCGTAGCGGGCGTGAGCGGCGCAACCTTCACGCTGAGCGGGCCGGCCGGCGCGGTGCCTGCAAGCGTCAGCTACAACCCGGCCAGCCGCACCGCGACGCTGGTGCCAGGCGCGCCGCTGGCGGTGAGCAGCAGCTACACCCTCAATCTGGCCGCCGGGATCACCGACCTGGCCGGCAACCCGCTGGCGCCGCTGAGCTGGAGCTTCAGCACCGCCGCACCACCGCTGGTAGCGCTGCAGAACGGTGGCTTCGAGATCGACGCCAACAACGACGGCCGGCCCGACGTGTGGACCAGCAACGCCAAGTTTACGCGCAGCAACGCGCTTGGGCCGCACGGCGGCAGCTACGCCGGTCGCTTCTTCGCCAGCGATAACTCGGGCGTGACGATCAGCCAGAACGTGGGCAACCTGATCCCTGGCGTCGCATACAGCTTTAGCGCGTGGACGAACATCCCGGCCACGGCCGACGCGTTCACGCTGCGCTACGAGCTGCGCTGGCTCAATGCCGGCGGCGGCACGATCAGCACCAGCGCGATTGCCACATTAAGCGCGGCGACCGCCGGCTGGGTTCAGAGCACGCAGTCGCTTACGGCGCCGGCGAGCGCCGCCTCGGCGCAGGTGCGCATGATCGTCAGCAGCCTGAACGCCACGCTGTATGTCGATGATGTGTCGTTCGGCAATACGCCACCGCCGGCCGACACGACCGCGCCGGTGCTGGCCGGGCGCACACCGGCTAGTGGCGCGACTGGTGTAGCGGCCGGAGCAAGCGTAAGCGTAACGTTTACCGAAGCAGTGGCAGGTGTGAGTGGCACGACCTTCACGCTGAGCGGGCCGGCCGGCCTGGTAGCTGCGACGGTGAGCTACAACTCCGCGAACAACACCGCCACGCTGACGCCGGCCGGCGCACTGACACAGGGTGCTACCTACACCGCCAACCTGGCCGCCGGGATCGCCGACCTGGCCGGCAACCCGCTGGCGCCGCTGAGCTGGAGCTTCACGATCGCCGACACGACCGCGCCGACGGTCACCGAGCGCACGCCAGCGCCGGGCGCGATCGGCATCAGCACCGCCACAAATGTGGTTGTGGTCTTCTCCGAGGCGCTCAACGCCGGCACGATCAACGCCAGCAGCGTCACGCTGAGCGGGCCAGGCGGGCCGGTGGCCGCAACGGTGAGCTACAACCCGGCCACGCGGATGGTTACGCTCCAGCCGGCCGCCGCACTGGCACCAGGTGCGGCCTATGTCGTCACGCTCAGCAGTGCGATTACCGACCTGGCCGGCAACCCGCTGGCGCCGTTGAGCTGGAGCTTCGGCACCAGCAGCGCGCCCGCGCCCCCCCCGCACACAATCTTTCTGCCGCTGGCCGCTGAGTAG
- a CDS encoding D-glycerate dehydrogenase, producing MSERPHVYLTRRLPQAALDLLALHVQLAVWPGELPPPRAVLLKELARSDGLLCLPADRLDAAALESAPYLRAVSTYGLEIEQIDMAAATRRGVLVTNTPDVLTETVADFAFALILAAARRIVECEQYVKAGRWRSWGPELLLGRDVYGATLGIVGMGRVGQALARRAAGFGMRIVYTGPRRKPEAERATGACWAELRELIAQSDIVSLHCPLNDETYHLLDRDTLALLKPNAILVNTAHGLLVDTRALAELLRTRPIIAALDVTDPEPLPANHALLSMLNVLVTPHVASATALARTRMALMAAQNLVAALEGERPPCLVNTELWESRVIAVGAS from the coding sequence ATGAGTGAACGCCCGCACGTGTACCTCACACGCCGCCTGCCGCAGGCCGCGCTCGACCTGCTGGCCCTGCATGTGCAGCTGGCCGTATGGCCGGGCGAGCTGCCGCCGCCGCGCGCCGTGCTGCTGAAAGAGCTGGCCAGGAGCGATGGCCTGCTGTGCCTGCCGGCCGATCGGCTCGACGCCGCCGCGCTTGAGTCCGCGCCGTACCTCCGGGCGGTGAGCACCTACGGCCTGGAGATCGAGCAGATCGACATGGCGGCGGCAACCCGGCGTGGCGTGCTGGTGACCAACACGCCCGATGTGCTGACCGAGACGGTAGCTGATTTTGCGTTTGCGCTGATCCTGGCTGCGGCCCGCCGCATCGTCGAGTGCGAGCAGTATGTCAAGGCCGGGCGCTGGCGGAGCTGGGGCCCCGAGCTGCTGCTTGGGCGAGATGTGTATGGCGCCACGCTCGGCATCGTTGGCATGGGCCGGGTGGGCCAGGCGCTGGCGCGCCGCGCGGCCGGCTTCGGCATGCGCATCGTGTATACCGGCCCGCGCCGCAAGCCCGAGGCTGAACGTGCCACCGGCGCGTGCTGGGCCGAGCTGCGCGAGCTGATCGCGCAGAGCGACATCGTCTCGCTGCACTGCCCGCTGAACGACGAGACCTACCACCTGCTCGATCGCGATACGCTGGCGCTGCTGAAGCCCAATGCCATCCTGGTGAACACCGCGCACGGCCTGCTGGTCGACACGCGCGCGCTGGCCGAGCTGCTGCGCACCCGGCCGATTATCGCCGCACTGGATGTGACCGACCCCGAGCCGCTGCCGGCCAATCACGCGCTGCTGAGCATGCTCAACGTGCTGGTGACACCGCATGTAGCCAGCGCAACGGCGCTGGCGCGCACGCGCATGGCGCTCATGGCCGCGCAGAACCTGGTGGCTGCGCTCGAGGGAGAGCGGCCGCCGTGCCTGGTGAATACCGAGCTGTGGGAGAGCCGCGTGATCGCGGTCGGGGCCAGTTAG
- the ettA gene encoding energy-dependent translational throttle protein EttA — protein sequence MTEPKIIFSMVRVKRIFPPNREVIRDISLSFYYGAKIGVLGLNGAGKSTLLRIIAGADTDYMGEVLMSPGVSVGMLAQEPQLDQSKTVLQVVEEAVQPIVDLLARYEAINERFADPNADFDALIAEQAELQEQLDRVDAWNLGGRLEVAMDALRCPAGDTPISVLSGGERRRVALCRLLLTEPDILLLDEPTNHLDAESVLWLERHLQQYKGTVIAVTHDRYFLDNVAGWILELDRGHGIPWKGNYSSWLEQKQQRLALEEKADSKRQKTLERELEWIRMSPKARVAKGKARVTAYENLLNQESEQRREGLEIYIPPGPRLGNTVIELKGVSKAFGERLLLDNLDLSIPPGSIVGVIGPNGAGKSTLLKLIAGIDQPDSGSVTIGETVQLAYVEQLRDSLDSEKSVWEEIAEKNEILVLGNRKLASRAYVSSFNFIGADQQKKVGVLSGGERNRVLLAKMLKQGANVIMLDEPTNDLDVNTLRALEEALEAFAGCAIVVSHDRWFLDRVATHILAFEGESQLRWHIGNFADYEEDRRKRLGKDADTPHRITYRKLHR from the coding sequence ATGACAGAGCCAAAAATCATCTTCTCCATGGTGCGCGTCAAGCGCATCTTCCCGCCCAACCGCGAGGTCATCCGCGATATCTCACTCTCGTTCTACTACGGTGCCAAGATCGGCGTGCTCGGCCTGAACGGCGCAGGTAAGTCGACCCTCCTCAGGATCATCGCCGGCGCCGACACCGACTACATGGGCGAGGTGCTCATGTCGCCGGGCGTCAGTGTAGGTATGCTCGCGCAAGAGCCGCAGCTCGACCAGAGCAAAACGGTGCTGCAGGTGGTCGAAGAGGCCGTGCAGCCAATCGTTGATCTGCTGGCACGCTACGAGGCGATCAACGAGCGCTTCGCCGACCCCAACGCCGATTTCGACGCGCTGATCGCCGAGCAGGCCGAGCTACAAGAGCAGCTCGATCGCGTCGATGCCTGGAACCTGGGCGGGCGGCTCGAGGTGGCCATGGATGCGCTGCGCTGCCCCGCCGGCGACACACCGATCAGCGTGCTCTCGGGCGGCGAGCGCCGGCGTGTGGCGCTGTGCCGGCTGCTGCTGACCGAGCCCGACATTCTGCTGCTCGACGAGCCAACCAACCACCTCGACGCCGAGTCGGTGCTGTGGCTCGAGCGGCACCTGCAGCAGTACAAGGGCACCGTGATCGCCGTGACCCACGACCGCTACTTCCTCGACAATGTGGCCGGCTGGATCCTGGAGCTGGATCGCGGCCACGGCATCCCCTGGAAGGGCAACTACTCGTCGTGGCTCGAGCAGAAGCAGCAGCGCCTGGCCCTGGAAGAGAAGGCCGACAGCAAGCGCCAGAAGACGCTCGAGCGCGAGCTGGAGTGGATTCGCATGTCGCCCAAGGCGCGAGTGGCCAAGGGCAAGGCGCGCGTCACTGCCTACGAGAACCTGCTGAACCAGGAGAGCGAGCAGCGCCGCGAGGGCCTCGAGATCTACATCCCGCCGGGGCCGCGGCTGGGTAACACCGTGATCGAGCTCAAGGGCGTCAGCAAGGCCTTTGGCGAGCGGCTGCTGCTCGACAACCTCGACCTCTCGATTCCGCCCGGTAGCATCGTGGGGGTCATCGGCCCGAACGGCGCCGGCAAGAGTACGCTGCTCAAGCTCATCGCCGGGATCGACCAGCCCGATAGCGGCAGCGTCACGATCGGCGAAACCGTGCAGCTGGCGTATGTTGAGCAGCTGCGCGACTCGCTCGATAGCGAGAAGAGCGTGTGGGAAGAGATCGCGGAGAAAAACGAGATCCTGGTGCTCGGCAACCGCAAGCTGGCATCACGCGCGTATGTATCCAGCTTCAACTTCATCGGCGCCGACCAGCAGAAGAAAGTTGGCGTACTTTCCGGCGGCGAGCGCAACCGCGTGCTGCTGGCCAAGATGCTCAAGCAGGGCGCGAATGTGATCATGCTCGACGAGCCGACCAACGACCTCGACGTGAACACGCTGCGCGCACTCGAAGAGGCGCTCGAGGCCTTCGCCGGCTGTGCGATCGTCGTCAGCCACGATCGCTGGTTCCTCGACCGGGTGGCCACGCATATTCTCGCGTTCGAGGGCGAGAGCCAGCTGCGCTGGCATATCGGCAACTTTGCCGACTACGAAGAGGATCGCCGTAAGCGCCTGGGCAAAGACGCCGACACACCGCACCGCATCACCTATCGCAAGCTGCACCGCTAG
- a CDS encoding DUF4405 domain-containing protein — MQARPRALNRNKLNLAIDSVIFAAFLVAMAPRFSGIAIHEWLSIAFGAAIITHLLLHWQWIVQITRRLFGKVQGSARLNYLLNALLFIDMTIVIFTGLLISEAALPQLGITLAPGFAWRRLHGLSADLAVFLSGLHIALHWQWIVGMIRRFVTAPAAPQRGIAAQPPRREG; from the coding sequence ATGCAGGCACGGCCACGGGCGCTCAATCGCAACAAGCTCAATCTGGCGATCGACAGCGTGATCTTCGCCGCGTTTCTGGTGGCGATGGCACCGCGCTTCAGCGGCATCGCCATCCACGAATGGCTCAGCATCGCCTTTGGCGCGGCGATCATCACGCATTTACTGCTGCACTGGCAGTGGATCGTGCAGATCACCAGGCGCTTGTTTGGCAAGGTGCAAGGCTCGGCCCGGCTGAACTACCTGCTGAACGCGCTGCTGTTTATCGACATGACCATCGTTATCTTCACCGGCCTGCTGATCTCCGAAGCAGCGCTGCCGCAGCTCGGCATCACGCTTGCGCCCGGCTTTGCGTGGCGCCGGCTGCACGGGCTATCGGCTGATCTAGCGGTGTTCCTGAGCGGGCTGCATATCGCACTGCACTGGCAGTGGATCGTTGGCATGATCCGGCGCTTTGTAACGGCGCCCGCAGCGCCGCAGCGCGGGATCGCGGCTCAGCCGCCACGCAGGGAGGGCTAA
- a CDS encoding response regulator transcription factor, producing MAQTILLVDDEAKLRDMLRVYFEQEGYRVVEAGHGREALYVARVEKPDLIILDLMMPEMGGYDFMRAFSKEAETPVIMLTAKVEDQDTILGLELGADDYVTKPFNVRELVARVRAVLRRAQKAAVEPDILRAADIVLDRAGCTVKVGERYVDLTPSEFEILTTLIAAPGQVFSRLDLLDRMSGQAFEGYERTIDVHIRNLRTKIEADPRHPVYVETVYGMGYRFAPQKPAGG from the coding sequence ATGGCACAGACGATCCTGCTTGTCGACGACGAGGCCAAGCTGCGCGATATGCTGCGCGTCTACTTCGAGCAAGAAGGCTACCGGGTAGTCGAGGCCGGCCACGGCCGCGAGGCGCTGTATGTGGCGCGCGTCGAGAAGCCCGACCTGATCATTCTCGACCTGATGATGCCCGAGATGGGCGGCTATGATTTCATGCGCGCGTTCAGCAAAGAGGCCGAGACGCCAGTGATCATGCTGACGGCCAAGGTCGAAGATCAAGACACCATCCTGGGGCTCGAGCTCGGCGCCGACGATTACGTGACCAAGCCGTTCAATGTGCGCGAGCTGGTCGCGCGCGTGCGGGCGGTGCTGCGCCGCGCTCAGAAGGCTGCGGTCGAGCCCGACATCCTGCGCGCGGCTGATATTGTGCTCGACCGCGCCGGCTGTACCGTCAAAGTCGGCGAGCGTTATGTCGATCTGACGCCCTCGGAGTTCGAGATTCTCACCACGCTGATCGCCGCGCCGGGCCAGGTGTTCTCGCGCCTCGATTTGCTCGATCGCATGTCGGGCCAGGCGTTCGAGGGCTACGAGCGCACGATTGATGTACATATTCGCAATCTGCGCACCAAGATCGAAGCCGATCCCCGCCACCCGGTGTATGTCGAGACGGTCTACGGCATGGGCTATCGTTTCGCCCCGCAGAAGCCAGCAGGCGGCTAG
- a CDS encoding HAMP domain-containing protein, translating into MVVQQRRIFAPRLSFKITLPYVTLAMILALATIYIVARSQASKVTSEFSRQVADARVRVGDSVVQIEREQVDNARTLARLAGLPQALRSRDTQKLAALIAPFAISQRIERIVLVGTDGRPVLGIASQGSELVPLTVDPAIASHASVAAVLGKLSDTKGDKFVELIAGQDGAVLYTVAPVYADDQLAGALLVGSSAHTLVERWRGATLADVTFYDAAGLPLATSLGAELPEPLDDTARQGQPQYRTIMLGSRDYGEVVGPLLLRGDLQPQFIGVAISTAGQDSMFEDAQLSLLPIFGLGLIATFLLGLLLSHRITRPITALVQAAEGVAAGNLEHQLPVTTSDEIGALTTSFNTMIDGLRERERMHDVFGRFVSPTVARLVLSQPLDLRGESKELTILFTDLRDFTTMAEQEDPAAVIQGLNDYFQIVVDAADQFGGIVNKFGGDSTLVLFGLADLQSPQASAEAAVRAALAIRDGLRDLNARRRAERLLPLVAGIGINTGMVTAGLIGTTRRMEYTAIGDAVNLSARIQTLNRKLQTDILLSQATYAALGKPAWLCVSDQGLRRFKGKSVRVRVYSINSEAGQAADQAATLDMPQPEVWIVERMRALGEVRDAA; encoded by the coding sequence ATGGTTGTGCAGCAACGTCGTATCTTTGCGCCGCGCCTGAGCTTCAAGATCACGCTGCCATACGTGACCCTCGCGATGATCCTCGCGCTCGCCACGATCTATATTGTTGCGCGCTCGCAGGCCTCGAAGGTGACGAGCGAGTTTAGCCGGCAGGTCGCCGATGCACGCGTGCGCGTGGGCGATAGCGTGGTGCAGATCGAGCGTGAGCAGGTTGATAATGCGCGCACGCTGGCGCGCCTGGCCGGCCTGCCGCAGGCTCTGCGCAGCCGCGATACCCAGAAGCTTGCGGCGCTGATCGCGCCATTTGCGATCAGCCAGCGCATCGAGCGCATCGTGCTGGTCGGCACCGACGGCCGGCCGGTGCTCGGGATCGCCAGCCAGGGTTCCGAGCTGGTACCACTAACGGTCGACCCGGCAATCGCCAGCCATGCGAGCGTGGCGGCGGTGCTGGGCAAGCTCAGCGACACTAAGGGCGATAAGTTCGTCGAGCTGATCGCCGGCCAGGATGGCGCGGTGCTGTATACTGTCGCGCCAGTGTACGCCGACGATCAGCTGGCCGGCGCGCTGCTGGTTGGCTCGAGCGCGCATACCCTGGTCGAGCGCTGGCGCGGCGCGACGCTGGCCGATGTGACGTTCTACGACGCGGCCGGCCTGCCGCTGGCGACATCGTTAGGCGCCGAGCTGCCCGAGCCGCTCGATGATACCGCCCGCCAGGGGCAGCCGCAGTACCGCACGATCATGCTCGGCAGCCGCGACTATGGCGAGGTGGTTGGGCCGCTGCTGCTGCGCGGCGATCTCCAGCCGCAGTTCATTGGCGTGGCGATCTCGACCGCCGGCCAGGATTCGATGTTCGAAGATGCTCAGCTCAGCCTGCTGCCGATCTTCGGGCTGGGGCTGATCGCGACCTTCCTGCTGGGCCTGCTGCTCTCGCACCGAATCACCCGCCCGATCACTGCGCTGGTGCAGGCCGCCGAGGGCGTGGCCGCCGGCAACCTCGAGCATCAGCTGCCGGTGACTACCAGCGACGAGATCGGGGCGCTGACAACCTCGTTCAATACCATGATCGATGGGCTGCGCGAGCGCGAGCGTATGCACGATGTATTCGGCCGCTTCGTGAGCCCGACGGTCGCGCGCCTGGTGTTGAGCCAGCCGCTCGACTTGCGCGGCGAGAGCAAAGAGCTGACGATTCTGTTTACCGATCTGCGTGATTTCACGACCATGGCCGAGCAGGAGGATCCTGCGGCGGTGATTCAGGGCCTGAACGACTACTTCCAGATTGTGGTTGATGCCGCCGATCAGTTTGGCGGCATTGTCAATAAGTTCGGCGGCGATTCGACGCTGGTGCTGTTTGGCCTGGCCGATCTGCAGTCACCGCAGGCCAGCGCCGAGGCGGCGGTACGGGCGGCACTCGCCATTCGCGATGGCCTGCGCGATCTGAACGCGCGCCGGCGCGCCGAGCGGCTGCTGCCGTTGGTGGCCGGCATCGGCATCAATACCGGCATGGTCACGGCCGGCCTGATCGGCACGACGCGGCGCATGGAGTATACCGCGATCGGCGACGCGGTGAACCTGAGCGCACGCATCCAGACGCTCAATCGTAAGCTCCAGACCGATATTCTGCTGAGCCAGGCCACCTATGCCGCGCTGGGCAAGCCCGCGTGGCTGTGCGTGTCCGATCAGGGGCTGCGCCGCTTCAAGGGCAAATCGGTGCGCGTGCGGGTTTATTCGATCAATAGCGAGGCCGGCCAGGCCGCCGATCAGGCCGCCACACTCGACATGCCGCAGCCCGAGGTCTGGATCGTCGAGCGCATGCGCGCGCTAGGAGAGGTGCGCGATGCGGCATGA